In one window of Arthrobacter pascens DNA:
- a CDS encoding SseB family protein, translated as MDSRDNPDSAGSAPVTRHLPGHIAAALAGAGGAADTAGQPWAGRSLAGDDGKIHNFEDDDGSADAGYLAAVGALLDGNGDEAAVVASLATARIFIPIIAQLAGTESMGGLEADKQADMALVTLKAADGRTAMPAFTSAKALAAWHPEARPVAVYAARAALSAVAEGAELLVLDPGSDLTWVIRRPAVWALAQQREWIPSYADEALAAEITATAAGFPAVRNIVLLPGSGVPAVTGTGGSMPGGGAGPELQVVLYLEDGLDAAAVQDLLAGLQQAWSRNVLFAERVDSIEIKLRRAVQ; from the coding sequence GTGGATTCCAGGGACAACCCGGATAGCGCAGGGTCGGCACCCGTCACGCGCCATCTTCCGGGACACATCGCCGCGGCGCTGGCCGGGGCGGGCGGCGCCGCCGACACCGCAGGCCAGCCGTGGGCCGGCCGGAGCCTCGCCGGGGACGACGGCAAGATCCACAACTTTGAAGACGACGACGGTTCTGCCGACGCCGGCTACCTCGCCGCCGTCGGGGCGCTCCTTGACGGCAACGGCGATGAAGCAGCAGTAGTGGCCTCGCTGGCCACCGCCCGGATCTTTATCCCCATCATTGCCCAGCTCGCCGGAACGGAGAGCATGGGCGGCCTGGAAGCGGACAAACAGGCGGACATGGCGTTGGTCACCCTGAAGGCAGCCGATGGACGGACAGCGATGCCGGCCTTCACCTCGGCAAAGGCCTTGGCGGCCTGGCATCCGGAAGCACGTCCCGTGGCGGTGTACGCGGCGAGGGCGGCACTGTCCGCAGTGGCCGAAGGCGCCGAACTCCTGGTCCTTGATCCGGGCTCCGACCTTACCTGGGTGATCCGCCGTCCCGCCGTGTGGGCGCTGGCACAACAGCGGGAATGGATTCCTTCCTACGCCGATGAAGCGCTGGCCGCGGAAATTACCGCCACCGCCGCCGGGTTCCCGGCAGTGCGCAATATCGTCCTTCTCCCCGGCTCGGGCGTCCCCGCCGTCACCGGAACCGGAGGGTCAATGCCGGGCGGAGGAGCAGGACCGGAGCTGCAGGTGGTGCTCTACCTTGAAGACGGGCTGGACGCCGCTGCTGTCCAGGATCTGCTCGCCGGGCTCCAGCAGGCATGGTCCCGGAATGTATTGTTTGCTGAGCGGGTTGACTCGATCGAAATCAAGTTAAGGCGCGCAGTACAGTAG
- the priA gene encoding bifunctional 1-(5-phosphoribosyl)-5-((5-phosphoribosylamino)methylideneamino)imidazole-4-carboxamide isomerase/phosphoribosylanthranilate isomerase PriA: MTTPYDLPVLELLPAVDVVNGQAVRLVQGEAGSETGYGTPLDAALNWQQQGAEWVHLVDLDAAFGRGSNAELLREVVGRLDIKVELSGGLRDDESLEAALDLGVARVNLGTAALENPDWTRRAIERFGDKIAVGLDVRGTTLAGRGWTKEGGDLWDVLARLEEAGCSRYVVTDVTKDGTLQGPNVELLRQMVEKTGKPVVASGGISSLDDLKVLRSLVPLGVEGAIVGKALYAGAFTLPEALDVAGRR; the protein is encoded by the coding sequence ATGACCACCCCATACGATCTGCCGGTACTTGAACTGCTGCCCGCCGTCGACGTCGTCAACGGCCAGGCCGTCCGCCTGGTCCAGGGCGAGGCTGGCAGCGAGACCGGTTACGGCACCCCGCTGGACGCCGCACTCAACTGGCAGCAGCAGGGCGCGGAATGGGTCCATCTGGTGGACCTGGACGCGGCCTTCGGCCGGGGCTCCAATGCCGAACTGCTCCGCGAAGTGGTGGGCCGGCTGGACATCAAGGTGGAACTTTCCGGCGGCCTCCGGGACGATGAGTCGCTGGAAGCTGCCCTGGACCTCGGCGTCGCACGCGTCAACCTTGGCACCGCAGCGCTGGAAAACCCCGACTGGACCCGCCGCGCCATCGAGCGCTTCGGCGACAAGATCGCCGTCGGACTCGACGTCCGAGGAACCACGCTGGCAGGTCGCGGCTGGACCAAGGAAGGCGGCGATCTCTGGGACGTCCTGGCCCGGCTGGAAGAGGCCGGATGCTCCCGGTACGTTGTCACTGACGTCACCAAGGACGGCACGCTGCAGGGCCCGAACGTCGAGCTGCTGCGCCAAATGGTGGAAAAGACCGGCAAACCCGTTGTGGCCTCCGGCGGCATCTCCAGCCTTGATGACCTGAAGGTCCTGCGTTCCCTGGTTCCGCTGGGCGTGGAAGGCGCGATCGTGGGCAAGGCGCTGTACGCCGGTGCGTTCACCCTTCCCGAGGCGCTCGACGTCGCCGGCCGCCGGTAG
- the hisH gene encoding imidazole glycerol phosphate synthase subunit HisH has translation MIDPAAFKKPSSPEGKPTVTVLDYGSGNVRSAVRALERAGAEVILSAKPEDVLNADGLVVPGVGAFETVMRELKAVDGIRLIGRRVAGGRPVLAICVGLQVLFEAGVEHGTEAVGMGEWPGKVELLPAEVVPHMGWNTVKVPEGSKLFAGVEEERFYFVHSYGVQDWKFDVVQPRMAPPLVTWSEHGAPFIAAVENGPLCATQFHPEKSGDAGARLLRNWVGGLRKPVPTDGSA, from the coding sequence GTGATCGATCCGGCTGCCTTTAAGAAACCCTCGTCCCCCGAGGGCAAGCCGACGGTCACAGTCCTGGACTACGGCTCCGGCAACGTCCGCTCCGCCGTGCGTGCCCTGGAACGCGCCGGAGCCGAGGTCATCCTCAGCGCCAAACCGGAGGACGTGCTCAACGCGGACGGGCTCGTGGTGCCAGGCGTCGGTGCCTTCGAAACAGTGATGCGTGAGCTCAAAGCCGTGGACGGAATCCGGCTGATCGGCAGGCGCGTAGCCGGCGGCCGGCCCGTGCTGGCCATCTGCGTCGGACTCCAGGTGTTGTTCGAAGCCGGCGTTGAACACGGGACAGAAGCCGTAGGCATGGGGGAGTGGCCCGGCAAAGTTGAGCTCCTCCCGGCGGAAGTCGTACCTCACATGGGCTGGAACACGGTCAAGGTTCCCGAAGGGTCCAAGCTCTTCGCAGGAGTCGAGGAGGAACGCTTCTACTTCGTGCACTCCTACGGAGTCCAGGACTGGAAATTCGACGTCGTCCAGCCCCGGATGGCGCCGCCACTGGTCACCTGGTCAGAGCATGGCGCCCCCTTCATCGCCGCAGTGGAAAACGGACCGCTCTGCGCCACCCAGTTCCACCCTGAGAAGTCCGGTGACGCCGGAGCACGGCTGCTGCGCAATTGGGTGGGCGGACTCCGTAAACCCGTGCCGACTGACGGATCCGCCTAG
- the hisB gene encoding imidazoleglycerol-phosphate dehydratase HisB produces the protein MTSTGSNAADARSARLERATSESSVLVEINLDGTGVSDIDTSVPFYDHMLTALCKHSLIDMTVKATGDTHIDVHHTVEDVAITFGEVLRTALGNKAGIRRFGEATVPLDEALAHAVVDVSGRPYLVHGGEPAGQEYHLIGGHFTGSLTRHVFEAITLHAGICLHMNVIAGRDPHHIVEAQFKAFARALRAAVEPDPRVEGIPSTKGAL, from the coding sequence ATGACTTCCACCGGATCGAACGCCGCCGATGCCAGGAGCGCACGCCTGGAGCGTGCCACCAGCGAATCGTCGGTGCTCGTGGAGATCAACCTCGACGGCACCGGGGTTTCGGACATCGACACGTCGGTGCCGTTCTACGACCACATGCTGACCGCTCTGTGCAAGCACTCGCTCATCGACATGACGGTCAAGGCTACCGGTGATACGCACATCGACGTCCACCACACCGTTGAGGACGTGGCCATCACCTTCGGCGAGGTCCTTCGCACGGCGCTGGGCAACAAGGCCGGGATCCGCCGGTTCGGCGAAGCCACGGTGCCCCTGGATGAAGCGCTGGCCCACGCCGTCGTGGACGTTTCAGGGCGTCCGTACCTGGTGCACGGGGGCGAGCCGGCCGGGCAGGAGTACCACCTCATCGGCGGCCACTTTACGGGTTCGCTGACACGGCACGTGTTTGAGGCCATCACCCTCCACGCCGGCATTTGCCTGCACATGAACGTCATCGCGGGCCGGGATCCACACCACATCGTGGAAGCGCAGTTCAAGGCCTTCGCGCGTGCCCTGCGCGCAGCCGTCGAGCCTGATCCCCGTGTCGAAGGTATTCCCTCCACCAAAGGTGCGCTGTGA
- a CDS encoding histidinol-phosphate transaminase encodes MNDQLERLNRLPLRTNLRGLTPYGAPQLDVPILLNVNENTHGVPADVRAAISAAVTEAAAGLNRYPDREFTALREALAEYLGHGLDATNIWAANGSNEVLQQILQAFGGPGRKALGFPPTYSMYPLLASGTDTEYIVGQRAEGYGLSAESAALQVKELQPNVVFLCSPNNPTGTGLTLDVVEAVYAAGEASQTIVIVDEAYHEFAHDGTPSALTLLPGRERLIVTRTMSKAFALAGARLGYMAAAPEVTDALRLVRLPYHLSAITQATALAALQHREALMADVEDIKKQRDRIVTELTRMGLKPAASDSNYVFFGGLDRPHDVWQELLEAGVLIRDVGIPGHLRVTAGTETETTAFLTSLEGILAAQDKLPA; translated from the coding sequence GTGAATGACCAGCTAGAACGTCTGAACCGACTACCCCTCCGGACCAACCTCCGCGGCCTGACCCCGTACGGTGCTCCGCAGTTGGATGTGCCCATTCTGCTTAACGTCAACGAAAACACGCACGGCGTTCCGGCTGACGTTCGGGCGGCAATCAGCGCCGCCGTGACAGAGGCTGCTGCAGGCCTGAACCGGTACCCGGATCGTGAGTTTACTGCCCTCCGGGAGGCCCTGGCCGAATACCTGGGCCATGGCCTTGACGCCACCAACATCTGGGCGGCCAACGGCTCGAATGAAGTGCTCCAGCAGATTCTCCAGGCTTTCGGAGGGCCGGGACGCAAGGCCTTGGGTTTCCCGCCAACGTATTCCATGTACCCCCTGCTTGCGAGCGGAACCGACACGGAATACATCGTCGGCCAGCGCGCCGAAGGCTACGGACTGAGCGCCGAGTCGGCAGCGCTGCAGGTCAAGGAGCTGCAGCCGAACGTCGTTTTCCTCTGCTCGCCCAACAACCCCACTGGCACCGGCCTCACCCTTGACGTGGTGGAGGCTGTTTATGCTGCTGGTGAGGCATCCCAAACCATCGTGATCGTTGATGAGGCGTACCACGAGTTCGCGCATGACGGCACGCCAAGTGCACTGACGCTGCTGCCCGGAAGGGAACGACTCATTGTCACCCGGACCATGAGCAAGGCCTTTGCCTTGGCCGGCGCACGGCTTGGCTACATGGCAGCAGCCCCCGAAGTGACGGACGCCCTCCGGCTGGTGCGCCTGCCATACCATCTCTCTGCCATCACACAGGCGACCGCCCTGGCAGCCCTCCAGCACCGCGAGGCGCTGATGGCCGACGTTGAGGACATCAAGAAGCAGCGCGACAGGATCGTGACGGAGCTGACCAGGATGGGCCTCAAACCGGCAGCATCCGACTCGAACTATGTCTTCTTCGGAGGTCTTGACCGCCCCCATGACGTCTGGCAGGAACTGCTGGAGGCCGGGGTGCTCATCCGGGATGTCGGCATTCCGGGCCACCTGCGGGTCACCGCGGGAACTGAGACGGAAACCACAGCCTTCCTGACCTCCCTGGAAGGCATCCTTGCCGCCCAGGACAAGCTCCCAGCCTAA
- a CDS encoding LysM peptidoglycan-binding domain-containing protein — protein MPPLRLTRRGKVVLIGIPLVLVAALLLFLAGFLTAPAKAADNTSDLALTPTVSVTVQSGQSLWAIAGTVAPERDTRDVVADIVQLNNLNSGVVVPGQQLFVPAS, from the coding sequence ATGCCGCCGTTGCGGCTCACCAGGCGGGGAAAGGTTGTCCTCATAGGCATCCCGCTCGTGCTTGTGGCCGCTCTGTTGCTCTTCCTGGCAGGATTCCTCACCGCTCCCGCCAAGGCGGCCGACAACACCTCTGACCTCGCACTCACCCCGACGGTCTCGGTCACCGTCCAGTCCGGCCAGTCGCTCTGGGCGATTGCCGGCACTGTGGCGCCGGAACGCGACACCCGCGACGTGGTCGCCGACATTGTGCAGCTCAACAACCTCAACTCAGGTGTCGTCGTGCCGGGCCAGCAGCTGTTTGTTCCCGCAAGCTAG
- the lexA gene encoding transcriptional repressor LexA yields the protein MAAPAADGRATQRGRQPQRTPKGLTARQKKILETIQRSVNDNGYPPSMREIGDTVGLASLSSVTHQLSQLEKLGYLRRDPKRPRAMEVLMPLTLDGGSAKGAGAAKPAILHGLDGGAIAELPTAMDTAMVPLVGRIAAGGPIFADQLVEDVMPLPRQLVGQGELFMLRVAGDSMVDAAICDGDWVVVRRQADAVNGDIVAALLDDEATVKTFRQRDGHTWLLPQNTQYEPILGDHATIMGKVVSVLRSL from the coding sequence ATGGCAGCACCAGCCGCCGACGGCAGGGCGACCCAGCGGGGCCGGCAGCCCCAGAGGACACCCAAAGGGCTCACCGCACGCCAGAAGAAGATCCTGGAGACCATCCAGCGCTCCGTCAATGACAATGGTTACCCCCCATCCATGCGGGAGATCGGCGACACCGTAGGCCTCGCCAGCCTTTCCAGCGTGACGCACCAGCTGTCGCAGCTTGAAAAACTCGGATACCTGCGCCGGGATCCCAAGCGTCCGCGCGCCATGGAGGTCCTGATGCCGCTCACGCTCGATGGCGGATCCGCCAAGGGGGCAGGCGCGGCCAAGCCTGCGATCCTGCACGGCCTCGACGGAGGGGCAATTGCGGAGCTGCCCACTGCCATGGACACGGCAATGGTCCCCCTTGTGGGCAGGATCGCGGCCGGTGGTCCCATCTTCGCCGACCAGCTGGTGGAGGACGTCATGCCGCTGCCCCGCCAACTGGTGGGCCAGGGCGAACTGTTCATGCTGCGCGTGGCCGGTGACTCGATGGTGGACGCGGCGATCTGCGACGGCGACTGGGTAGTGGTCCGACGGCAGGCTGACGCCGTGAACGGTGACATCGTTGCCGCCCTGCTGGATGACGAAGCCACCGTGAAGACTTTCCGCCAGCGGGACGGCCACACCTGGCTGCTTCCGCAGAACACCCAGTACGAGCCAATTCTTGGCGACCACGCCACCATCATGGGCAAGGTTGTATCGGTACTGCGGTCGCTTTAG
- a CDS encoding ATP-dependent DNA helicase, with product MTELAAGEISDTAGEQFVIELLDRAVAGMGGQSRSGQHEMARQVARAIETGNHLLVQAGTGTGKSLAYLIPLIAHSLVSDKPTLVSTATLALQTQIVGRDLPRLLKTITPALDRPVKVALVKGRSNYVCRHKLEGGFPSEEPAEGQLFSLGEDTSVPHFAAAQGGPSSQFGKEVVRLREWAEKTATGDRDELLPGVTDRAWRQVSVTSMECLGAQKCPLAAECFSELARQDAADADVVVTNHAMLAVSAFEGLAVLPEYDVVVVDEAHELQDRVTGAVSGQLSVAMVHAAAAGARKHTAITVDALNAAAANLELALAGVPNGLLPNGLNDEQLDCIDQLREACRAALSDSKGDSSATADGGRQLARSRLLLILELCERLVAARENREVVWFSRASTFDPQQGYSQPDETSPALINIAPLSVAGKLREGLFAGHTVVLTSATLAIGSAFEPAAGGLGLVGDGAPSWTGVDVGSPFDYPKQGILYVAGHLPKPGRGASPEALGELEALIRASGGGALCLFSSRRAAEEAAEALRPRLGISILCQGDSTMTALVKQFADEPDTCLFGTMSLWQGVDVPGGSCRLVVIDRIPFPRPDDPLMTARSRAVAQAGGNGFMSVSATHAAIRLAQGAGRLIRSTGDKGVVAVLDSRLATERYAGFLRAALPPFWPTTDRKIAFAALERLARESS from the coding sequence ATGACTGAGCTGGCGGCCGGGGAGATTTCGGATACGGCCGGCGAGCAGTTCGTGATTGAACTGCTCGACCGTGCCGTGGCCGGCATGGGGGGCCAAAGCCGAAGCGGCCAGCACGAAATGGCGCGGCAGGTGGCCAGGGCAATCGAAACGGGCAACCACCTACTGGTGCAGGCCGGAACCGGTACCGGAAAGTCGCTGGCGTACCTGATTCCGCTCATTGCCCACTCACTTGTCAGCGATAAGCCCACCCTGGTTTCCACCGCTACCCTCGCATTGCAGACCCAGATTGTCGGCCGGGACCTTCCCCGCCTCCTGAAGACCATCACGCCGGCCCTGGACCGTCCCGTCAAGGTGGCCCTGGTCAAAGGCCGTTCCAACTATGTCTGCCGGCATAAGCTGGAAGGCGGCTTCCCCTCGGAGGAGCCTGCGGAGGGCCAGCTGTTCTCCCTGGGCGAGGACACCAGCGTGCCGCATTTCGCCGCTGCCCAGGGCGGGCCCTCGTCCCAGTTTGGCAAGGAAGTGGTGCGCCTGCGCGAGTGGGCGGAAAAGACGGCCACAGGCGATCGGGACGAGCTCCTGCCGGGTGTCACCGACCGCGCCTGGCGGCAGGTTTCCGTCACCTCCATGGAGTGCCTGGGGGCCCAGAAATGCCCGCTCGCGGCGGAATGCTTCAGCGAGCTGGCGCGCCAGGACGCAGCCGACGCCGACGTCGTGGTCACCAATCACGCCATGCTCGCCGTCAGCGCCTTCGAAGGACTGGCAGTCCTTCCGGAGTACGACGTCGTGGTGGTGGATGAAGCCCACGAACTCCAGGACCGGGTCACCGGCGCCGTATCCGGGCAACTCTCCGTGGCCATGGTCCACGCTGCCGCTGCCGGCGCCCGGAAGCACACCGCCATCACCGTCGACGCCCTGAACGCGGCGGCGGCCAACCTTGAGCTCGCCCTCGCGGGGGTGCCTAACGGGCTGCTTCCCAACGGCCTCAACGATGAACAGCTGGACTGTATCGACCAGCTGCGCGAGGCCTGCCGCGCCGCCCTGTCGGACTCCAAGGGGGACAGCAGTGCAACAGCCGACGGCGGGCGGCAGCTCGCGCGTTCGCGGCTCCTGCTGATTCTGGAACTCTGCGAACGACTTGTCGCGGCCCGGGAAAACCGGGAGGTTGTGTGGTTCTCCCGTGCCAGCACGTTTGATCCCCAGCAGGGCTACTCGCAGCCTGACGAGACCTCTCCCGCGCTCATCAACATTGCCCCGCTCAGTGTGGCAGGCAAGCTGCGCGAAGGCCTGTTTGCCGGCCATACGGTGGTTCTGACCTCCGCCACCCTGGCCATCGGGTCCGCCTTTGAACCGGCAGCCGGCGGACTGGGGCTGGTAGGGGACGGCGCCCCCAGCTGGACCGGGGTGGACGTGGGGTCTCCCTTCGACTACCCGAAGCAGGGGATCCTGTACGTTGCCGGGCACCTGCCGAAACCCGGCCGTGGCGCCTCGCCCGAGGCCCTGGGTGAACTTGAAGCACTGATAAGGGCCTCCGGCGGCGGTGCCCTATGCCTCTTCTCCTCACGGCGAGCGGCCGAAGAGGCCGCTGAAGCGTTACGCCCCCGACTGGGCATCAGTATCCTCTGCCAGGGCGATTCCACCATGACAGCGCTGGTCAAACAGTTCGCGGACGAGCCGGATACGTGCCTTTTCGGGACCATGTCCCTGTGGCAGGGCGTTGATGTCCCCGGCGGATCGTGCCGGCTGGTGGTGATTGACCGCATTCCTTTCCCGCGTCCGGACGATCCCCTCATGACAGCACGGTCCCGCGCAGTGGCGCAGGCCGGCGGCAACGGATTTATGTCCGTGTCTGCCACGCATGCTGCGATCCGGCTTGCCCAGGGGGCGGGCAGGCTGATCCGCTCCACCGGAGACAAGGGAGTGGTTGCCGTTCTGGATTCACGGCTTGCCACCGAACGCTACGCAGGCTTTCTCCGGGCGGCGTTGCCGCCGTTCTGGCCCACTACTGACCGTAAGATCGCCTTCGCGGCGCTGGAAAGGCTGGCCAGGGAGAGTTCCTGA
- the hflX gene encoding GTPase HflX, with amino-acid sequence MTSQPNTGSDPAAQDMSPEEIQAVIDRILSKDVPARNAGSVDGNGKGVFGKAQAISRLDEEHTSYDGDQQDLEERRALRRVAGLSTELEDVTEVEYRQLRLERVVLAGLWIEGTLADAENSLRELAALAETAGSEVLDGLVQRRAKPDPGTFLGSGKALELKDVVMATGADTVVVDAELAPSQRRGLEDIVKVKVIDRTALILDIFAQHAKSREGKAQVELAQLEYLLPRLRGWGESMSRQAGGQVGGAGAGMGSRGPGETKIELDRRRIRTRMAKLRREIAAMKPARETKRANRRRNAVPSVAIAGYTNAGKSSLLNRLTDAGVLVENALFATLDPTVRKAETADGLGYTLADTVGFVRSLPTQLVEAFRSTLEEVADADLILHVVDASHPDPEGQIAAVRKVFSEVDARKVPEIIVLNKADAADPFVVERLKQREPRHVVVSARTGQGIAELLKAISESIPRPSVKLELLIPYNRGDLISKLHETDAEILSLDHGEDGTRAVVMVREGLAAELESFVSND; translated from the coding sequence ATGACCAGCCAGCCCAACACCGGTTCCGATCCAGCAGCCCAGGATATGAGTCCTGAGGAAATCCAAGCTGTCATCGACCGGATTCTGTCCAAGGACGTACCGGCAAGGAACGCCGGCAGCGTAGACGGCAACGGCAAGGGAGTGTTCGGCAAAGCCCAGGCGATCTCGCGCCTGGACGAGGAACACACCAGTTACGACGGCGACCAACAGGATCTCGAAGAGCGCCGGGCGCTCCGGCGCGTGGCCGGACTGTCCACCGAACTCGAAGATGTCACCGAGGTCGAATACCGGCAGCTGCGCCTTGAGCGCGTGGTGCTCGCCGGGCTCTGGATCGAAGGCACCCTGGCCGACGCTGAAAATTCCCTGCGCGAGCTTGCCGCGCTGGCCGAGACTGCCGGCTCAGAGGTCCTGGACGGCCTGGTGCAGCGTCGTGCCAAGCCGGATCCGGGCACGTTCCTGGGTTCAGGCAAAGCCCTTGAGCTCAAGGACGTCGTGATGGCCACGGGCGCCGACACTGTAGTAGTGGACGCCGAACTGGCACCGTCCCAGCGCCGCGGCCTTGAGGACATCGTGAAGGTCAAGGTGATTGACCGCACGGCATTGATCCTGGACATATTCGCCCAGCACGCCAAGAGCCGCGAGGGCAAAGCCCAGGTGGAACTGGCGCAGCTCGAATACCTGCTGCCGCGCCTGCGTGGCTGGGGCGAGTCGATGTCCCGCCAGGCAGGTGGCCAGGTGGGCGGCGCCGGCGCCGGCATGGGCTCGCGTGGTCCGGGTGAAACGAAGATAGAACTGGACCGCCGACGGATCCGGACCCGGATGGCCAAGCTGCGGCGCGAAATAGCCGCCATGAAGCCGGCACGGGAAACAAAGCGCGCCAACCGGCGTCGTAATGCAGTGCCGTCGGTTGCCATTGCCGGATATACGAACGCGGGTAAGTCGTCGCTTCTGAACCGGCTGACCGATGCCGGGGTGCTCGTGGAGAACGCCCTGTTCGCCACGCTGGACCCTACTGTCCGCAAAGCCGAGACGGCCGACGGACTGGGCTACACCCTCGCTGACACTGTCGGCTTTGTCCGCTCGCTGCCTACCCAGCTGGTGGAGGCATTCCGCTCCACGCTGGAGGAAGTTGCGGACGCGGACCTGATCCTGCATGTGGTGGACGCCTCGCACCCCGATCCGGAAGGCCAGATCGCTGCAGTCCGCAAGGTCTTCAGCGAAGTGGACGCCCGCAAGGTTCCTGAGATCATCGTGCTCAACAAGGCGGACGCCGCGGACCCGTTTGTCGTGGAGCGCCTCAAACAGCGCGAACCGCGACACGTGGTGGTCTCAGCCCGGACCGGCCAGGGGATCGCCGAACTGCTCAAAGCAATCAGCGAATCGATTCCTCGGCCAAGCGTCAAGCTGGAGTTGCTCATTCCGTACAACAGGGGTGACCTGATCAGCAAGCTCCATGAAACCGACGCCGAAATCCTCAGCCTGGATCACGGCGAGGACGGAACACGGGCGGTGGTGATGGTCCGTGAGGGCCTCGCGGCCGAACTGGAATCATTCGTCAGTAATGACTGA
- a CDS encoding class I SAM-dependent methyltransferase, translated as MESAHYFSASPAGPFTRKPLTVELAGETRKLQTSAGIFSPDGIDKGTAVLLAEVPAPSPAGNLLDIGCGWGPIALTMALRAPHARVYAVDVNERCITLTNENAALLGLDNVTASMPDEVDPDVRFDTIWSNPPIRIGKAELHSLLKMWLPRLAPGGSAWLVVQKNLGSDSLQRWLSTELGASFTVSREATSKSFRILRVRKASR; from the coding sequence ATGGAGTCCGCACACTATTTCAGCGCATCGCCCGCCGGGCCGTTCACCCGCAAGCCGCTCACCGTGGAACTGGCCGGGGAAACGCGCAAGCTGCAGACCTCTGCGGGGATCTTCAGCCCGGACGGCATTGATAAGGGAACGGCTGTACTCCTCGCCGAAGTCCCGGCCCCTTCGCCCGCCGGCAACCTGTTGGACATCGGCTGCGGCTGGGGTCCGATAGCGCTGACCATGGCACTCCGGGCGCCACATGCCCGTGTGTACGCCGTGGATGTCAACGAACGCTGCATCACGCTGACGAACGAAAACGCCGCCCTGCTGGGCCTGGACAACGTCACGGCCAGCATGCCTGATGAAGTGGATCCTGATGTCCGCTTTGACACCATCTGGTCCAATCCCCCCATCCGGATCGGCAAGGCTGAACTCCATTCGCTGCTGAAGATGTGGCTTCCGCGCCTGGCACCAGGGGGCTCGGCCTGGCTTGTGGTGCAGAAAAACCTGGGGTCCGATTCGTTGCAGCGCTGGCTTTCCACGGAGCTCGGTGCATCCTTCACGGTCAGCCGCGAAGCCACGTCCAAGTCCTTCCGGATCCTGAGGGTCAGGAAAGCGTCCCGCTAG
- the dapF gene encoding diaminopimelate epimerase → MDATLSETRQPAFRTLGGLRFSKGHGTGNDFVLIADPEGVHAVDAGQAAALCDRHRGIGGDGLIRAVPSRFLPEGRELLADAPEAEWFMDYRNADGSLSEMCGNGVRVFVHFLRLEGLIDLPDGGALTIGTRGGVKTVVRTGDNYAVDMGPWKFIFPGDATAKAMDSLVSADGLEVPRPALSVSMGNPHTVVALAELSQLEGMRLFTAPHVDPVPPHGTNVEFVVPAEPLVHDGIGMVTMRVHERGVGETQSCGTGACAAAVAIRHWAGAEAPDAWQINVPGGVVGVKFFAGAGGDEHVELSGPAVIVASGTLS, encoded by the coding sequence ATGGACGCAACCCTTTCAGAGACCAGGCAGCCCGCATTCCGGACCTTGGGTGGTCTCCGCTTCTCGAAGGGCCACGGCACCGGCAACGACTTTGTCCTGATCGCCGATCCTGAGGGTGTCCACGCCGTCGATGCCGGCCAGGCTGCAGCCTTGTGCGACAGGCACCGCGGCATTGGCGGTGACGGCCTGATCCGGGCCGTCCCTTCGCGGTTCCTTCCCGAAGGCAGGGAACTGCTGGCCGATGCCCCGGAGGCGGAGTGGTTCATGGACTACCGCAACGCCGACGGTTCGCTGTCCGAGATGTGCGGCAACGGGGTCCGGGTCTTTGTGCACTTCCTCCGTCTGGAGGGCCTGATTGACCTGCCCGACGGCGGCGCGCTCACCATTGGCACCCGCGGCGGCGTCAAGACGGTTGTCCGGACCGGTGACAACTACGCGGTGGACATGGGTCCCTGGAAGTTCATCTTCCCCGGTGACGCGACCGCCAAGGCCATGGATTCGCTGGTCAGTGCGGACGGCTTGGAAGTACCGCGTCCTGCCCTCTCCGTCAGCATGGGCAATCCCCACACAGTGGTTGCTTTGGCGGAACTGTCCCAGCTTGAGGGCATGCGGCTCTTTACCGCTCCGCACGTGGATCCGGTCCCACCCCACGGGACCAACGTGGAGTTTGTGGTCCCGGCCGAACCCCTGGTGCATGACGGCATTGGCATGGTGACCATGCGGGTCCACGAACGGGGAGTCGGCGAAACCCAGTCGTGCGGCACGGGCGCCTGCGCCGCTGCCGTCGCCATCAGGCATTGGGCAGGGGCGGAGGCCCCTGACGCGTGGCAGATCAACGTGCCGGGCGGTGTCGTGGGCGTGAAGTTCTTTGCGGGCGCAGGCGGCGATGAACATGTCGAGCTGAGCGGCCCGGCAGTGATTGTGGCTAGCGGGACGCTTTCCTGA